A window from Leptospira meyeri encodes these proteins:
- a CDS encoding class I SAM-dependent rRNA methyltransferase gives MVIRLKKNKEKAVLNFHPWIFSGAIASGENGLPSGSIVRVESSSGGFLAWGHYDPKSQIRIRLFSFDESKNGSEGTFWTEKWNAIYESKLALLPKETTGFRLFHSEGDGVPGIVVDCYHETAVMQLKTPGAMSLCEPLVSFLSQKGFKTILERNDKSDDKVTGDTIFHKGAEKEPQFTEHGIKFIADITKGQKTGFFLDQRDNRALVSNYAKDRMVLNTFAYSGAFSVYALLAGAKSVHSLDISKQAIELCERNLKLNGINLGNEPDKHKSLVLDSFDYLKTMDSYFYDLIILDPPAFTKSIATVNQASRGYKDINMRAMSKIKVGGLIFTFSCSQHISFDLFKKIVFGAAKDAKKRVRILHHLTQSPDHAYSVFHPEGEYLKGLVIQVDGDI, from the coding sequence ATGGTCATTCGATTAAAAAAGAATAAAGAAAAAGCTGTATTAAATTTTCATCCTTGGATTTTTTCGGGAGCCATAGCTTCAGGAGAAAATGGATTGCCCTCTGGATCCATTGTGCGAGTGGAATCATCATCTGGTGGTTTTTTAGCTTGGGGACATTATGATCCCAAAAGTCAAATTCGAATTCGTTTGTTCTCTTTTGACGAATCAAAAAATGGAAGTGAAGGAACATTTTGGACTGAGAAATGGAACGCAATTTATGAATCTAAACTAGCTCTTCTCCCAAAAGAAACAACAGGATTTCGTCTATTCCATTCAGAAGGTGATGGTGTCCCTGGAATTGTTGTCGATTGCTATCATGAAACAGCCGTTATGCAATTAAAAACACCCGGGGCTATGAGTTTATGTGAACCTTTGGTTTCATTTTTATCTCAAAAAGGTTTCAAAACGATTTTAGAAAGAAATGATAAGTCTGATGATAAAGTTACTGGAGATACAATATTCCATAAAGGAGCAGAAAAAGAACCGCAATTTACAGAACACGGAATTAAGTTCATTGCAGACATTACAAAGGGCCAAAAAACAGGATTTTTTTTAGATCAGAGAGACAATCGAGCTTTGGTATCTAATTATGCAAAGGACCGTATGGTTTTAAATACCTTTGCCTATTCAGGTGCATTTTCTGTTTATGCATTGTTAGCTGGAGCAAAATCGGTTCATAGTTTAGATATTTCTAAACAAGCAATTGAACTTTGCGAAAGAAATTTGAAACTAAATGGAATAAATTTGGGAAATGAGCCCGACAAACACAAAAGTTTGGTTTTGGATAGTTTTGATTACCTAAAGACTATGGATTCCTATTTTTATGATTTAATTATTTTGGATCCACCTGCGTTTACGAAAAGTATCGCCACCGTAAACCAGGCTAGCCGAGGTTACAAGGACATCAATATGAGGGCCATGTCCAAAATAAAGGTCGGAGGGCTCATTTTTACTTTTTCATGTTCCCAACATATTTCCTTTGATCTTTTTAAAAAAATTGTTTTCGGAGCCGCAAAGGATGCCAAAAAGAGAGTTAGAATTTTGCACCATCTTACCCAAAGCCCGGACCATGCTTATTCTGTCTTTCATCCGGAAGGAGAATACCTAAAAGGCCTTGTGATTCAGGTTGATGGGGATATATGA
- a CDS encoding MBOAT family O-acyltransferase, producing MKFTSLSFLLFFLVVYCLHWVFRGKFRLGFLFLASFAFYAAWSIPFAFHFLSIVLLNHFFNKQILKNKSSYWYPVSLFVNFGNLFLFKYFYFLWALFFQLTGSLFFAPESIQSFLNAQFGVDSITLPLAISFYTFQMVAYTIDIKRGTAEENPNFFQFALFIFFFPQLVAGPIVRHGEFFYQLEVWNAKKEQLFEGYYLVFLGLFKKVVIADNLSPVIEPIFQNPDQYDGLTNFIAWFGYVARVFCDFSGYTDLARGLGKLLGINLPENFHAPYLSRSVRELWTRWHMTLATWIKDYIYFPLGGSRVSEYRGYLNLIVTFTLAGFWHGANFTFIIWGFLHGLMLSVERKWELIRKPDKNLNSPYWKRFLGILYGFCFFVFTIPFFNAPSVHNALSMYGRVITGASGERTNKLELIVYCLVLTFLLNYLQTKPSFPRENWPTKTSLSFLLLFSLVVTILLGYLAPGGTEFIYFQF from the coding sequence ATGAAATTTACATCCCTTAGTTTTCTTTTGTTTTTTCTTGTCGTGTATTGTTTACACTGGGTTTTTCGCGGCAAATTCCGCTTAGGGTTTTTGTTTTTAGCTTCTTTTGCATTTTATGCAGCCTGGTCAATTCCATTTGCGTTTCATTTTCTTTCGATTGTTTTGTTAAATCATTTTTTTAATAAACAAATTCTGAAAAATAAATCCTCCTACTGGTATCCGGTTTCTTTATTCGTTAACTTTGGAAATTTATTTTTATTTAAGTATTTTTACTTTCTTTGGGCTTTATTTTTCCAACTCACTGGAAGTTTGTTTTTTGCTCCCGAATCCATCCAAAGTTTTTTAAATGCTCAGTTCGGTGTTGATTCCATCACACTACCACTTGCCATTAGTTTTTATACCTTTCAAATGGTTGCCTATACCATCGATATCAAAAGAGGAACAGCTGAAGAGAATCCAAACTTTTTTCAATTTGCTCTTTTTATCTTTTTCTTTCCACAGTTGGTGGCGGGCCCAATCGTTCGTCACGGAGAATTTTTTTACCAGTTAGAAGTTTGGAATGCAAAGAAAGAACAACTATTTGAAGGTTATTATTTGGTCTTTCTTGGGTTATTCAAAAAAGTTGTCATTGCCGACAATCTTTCACCGGTAATCGAACCGATCTTTCAGAACCCGGACCAATATGATGGTTTGACAAATTTTATCGCATGGTTTGGATATGTGGCAAGAGTTTTCTGTGATTTCAGCGGTTACACGGATTTAGCAAGGGGACTTGGAAAACTATTGGGAATTAATTTACCGGAAAATTTCCATGCTCCTTATCTTTCTCGTTCCGTCCGAGAACTTTGGACTCGTTGGCACATGACACTTGCTACTTGGATCAAGGATTATATTTACTTTCCGTTAGGTGGTTCTAGAGTATCCGAATATCGTGGTTACTTGAATTTAATCGTTACCTTTACCTTAGCAGGATTTTGGCACGGTGCAAATTTTACTTTTATTATATGGGGATTTTTACACGGTTTGATGTTAAGTGTAGAAAGGAAATGGGAACTGATCCGAAAACCCGACAAAAATCTAAATTCACCTTATTGGAAAAGATTCTTAGGAATTCTTTATGGTTTCTGCTTTTTTGTTTTTACCATTCCATTTTTTAATGCCCCGAGTGTTCATAATGCTTTGTCAATGTATGGACGTGTGATCACTGGAGCTTCGGGAGAACGAACAAATAAATTGGAGCTGATAGTTTATTGTTTAGTTCTTACATTTTTACTGAACTATTTGCAAACAAAACCAAGTTTTCCTAGAGAGAATTGGCCAACCAAAACATCTCTCAGTTTTCTTTTGTTATTTTCGTTGGTTGTTACCATCTTATTGGGTTATTTAGCACCAGGAGGAACGGAATTTATCTACTTCCAATTTTAA
- a CDS encoding DUF1574 domain-containing protein, protein MNSKFKFPVVLYPILLALALFLLDKIFFLPVIVENTYSWKKIERKFYELKEDLYEVMVAEQQKNPSKQIGLILGSSRSGEFDSDMLESFFPNTNSFNFAAPFGPPSFQAYWLERTLSAKLPLRYVLIEVDPLLFSQSAIEYSLNGSYDNGYVLSQIDLYRAKNKNPWAINANGFSTDEVEVYFLKKLFALYKYPLDPTAIKANNKEIEVGFFPGMSVGITGKDHKRNYIDKIKMVNRVKFGALPNEIKFANMDVFLERDAEAMYNQYLRGQSLAPTQIYFFKKMLHLLEGTGIPVIIYFPAVSDALRKRMSQDGLLENFNSEILKAVEKSKEVPNSKFKVVDPNVDPRWVCKDFVDSLHLSGACFPNLLPILFPKEVR, encoded by the coding sequence ATGAATTCTAAATTTAAATTTCCAGTCGTTTTATATCCTATCCTTTTGGCTTTGGCATTATTCCTTTTGGATAAAATATTTTTTCTGCCAGTAATCGTTGAGAACACGTATAGTTGGAAAAAAATTGAAAGAAAGTTTTATGAATTAAAAGAAGATCTTTATGAGGTGATGGTTGCGGAACAACAAAAGAATCCTTCTAAACAAATTGGTCTGATTTTAGGTAGTTCTCGGTCGGGTGAATTTGATTCTGATATGCTGGAATCATTTTTCCCTAATACAAATTCTTTTAATTTTGCAGCGCCGTTTGGCCCTCCCAGTTTTCAAGCATATTGGTTAGAACGAACTCTTAGTGCAAAATTGCCATTACGATATGTTCTCATTGAGGTTGATCCTCTTTTATTTTCACAGTCGGCCATTGAGTATTCTTTAAATGGATCGTATGACAATGGTTATGTTTTAAGTCAGATCGATTTATACAGAGCAAAAAATAAAAACCCTTGGGCTATCAATGCGAATGGATTTTCAACTGACGAAGTAGAAGTTTATTTTTTAAAGAAACTTTTTGCTTTGTATAAATACCCACTTGATCCTACAGCAATTAAAGCAAACAACAAAGAGATAGAAGTTGGCTTTTTTCCGGGTATGTCGGTTGGAATCACAGGTAAAGATCACAAGCGGAACTATATCGACAAAATTAAAATGGTGAATCGGGTTAAGTTTGGTGCCTTACCGAACGAAATCAAGTTTGCAAATATGGATGTGTTTTTAGAACGAGACGCAGAAGCCATGTACAATCAGTATTTAAGAGGACAGTCCCTAGCTCCCACACAGATATATTTTTTTAAGAAGATGCTTCATCTTTTAGAAGGTACGGGGATTCCTGTCATCATATATTTTCCTGCTGTCTCGGATGCCCTGAGAAAACGTATGTCTCAGGATGGGCTTTTAGAAAATTTTAATTCTGAGATTCTAAAGGCAGTGGAAAAGTCCAAAGAAGTTCCCAATTCGAAATTTAAGGTGGTCGATCCCAATGTAGATCCACGTTGGGTTTGTAAAGACTTTGTGGATTCTCTCCATTTGAGTGGAGCTTGTTTCCCAAATTTATTGCCAATTCTTTTTCCGAAAGAAGTTCGTTAG
- a CDS encoding J domain-containing protein: MARTKRETFYEILGVSKESTKETIEATYQKELEFWERLQAPGSPEAREKILELTKAFLTLSDPKKRKEYDSQLDFEFVLLDGKAKDPEIEEAYDQYRLNHNKTYQEILGEFTKFREEMGDTLWILKKTTIYMVLNLLIYSGFVLSHSLLMDSHETEKLWLDSFSGWGSGIFLILSALGYLFFRFRFLRKELEKRKEKRN; encoded by the coding sequence ATGGCTCGGACGAAAAGAGAAACTTTTTATGAAATTTTGGGGGTGAGCAAAGAATCCACAAAAGAAACCATCGAAGCCACATACCAAAAGGAGTTGGAGTTCTGGGAACGTTTACAAGCACCAGGGAGTCCCGAAGCTAGAGAGAAAATCCTCGAATTAACGAAGGCATTTTTGACCCTGAGTGATCCAAAAAAAAGAAAGGAATACGATTCTCAACTCGACTTTGAATTTGTGCTTTTGGATGGAAAGGCAAAGGATCCCGAAATAGAAGAAGCGTACGACCAATATAGACTAAACCACAACAAAACCTATCAAGAAATTCTCGGAGAATTTACGAAGTTCCGTGAGGAAATGGGCGATACACTTTGGATTCTAAAAAAAACCACGATCTATATGGTCTTGAATTTACTAATATATTCGGGATTTGTTCTTTCCCATTCCCTCTTAATGGATTCCCATGAAACCGAAAAGTTGTGGTTAGATTCGTTTTCCGGTTGGGGCTCTGGAATTTTTCTTATACTCAGTGCCCTCGGATATCTTTTTTTCCGTTTCCGGTTCCTCAGGAAGGAATTAGAAAAAAGGAAAGAAAAAAGAAACTAA